One window of Puntigrus tetrazona isolate hp1 chromosome 14, ASM1883169v1, whole genome shotgun sequence genomic DNA carries:
- the tmem35 gene encoding novel acetylcholine receptor chaperone, translated as MASPRTITIVALSFALGLFFVFMGTIKLTPRLSKDAYSEMKRAYKSYAKALPALKKIGVSSVLLRKIIGTLEVGCGIVLTLVPGRPKDVANFILLLVMLAVLFFHQLVGDPLKRYAHALVFGILLTCRLLIARQGEDRPEREERREEQITAQEKNKVKVS; from the exons ATGGCCTCGCCAAGAACCATAACCATTGTCGCCCTTTCTTTTGCGCTGGGTCTGTTCTTCGTGTTCATGGGTACAATTAAACTCACGCCAAGGTTAAGCAAAGATGCCTATAGTGAAATG AAAAGGGCGTACAAGAGTTATGCAAAGGCCCTTCCAGCATTGAAAAAAATCGGTGTTTCTTCTGTACTTCTACGCAAGATTATTGGTACTCTTGAGGTGGGATGTGGAATTGTTCTGACCCTTGTGCCAGGGAGACCAAAAGACGTGGCCAACTTTATTCTGCTGCTGGTCATGCTAGCGGTGCTTTTCTTCCACCAGCTGGTTGGAGATCCTCTAAAACGCTACGCTCACGCCCTGGTGTTTGGTATTTTGCTGACGTGTCGGCTGCTCATTGCTCGTCAGGGTGAGGACCGGCCTGAGAGGGAGGAGAGACGAGAAGAGCAGATCACTGcccaggaaaaaaacaaagtcaaagtTTCTTAG
- the cenpi gene encoding centromere protein I produces MADLSNLTGLGSEPSGEVDLSVSSASNRSLRLAEKEKRKGEADPLGLAVKYLSQVEAGTVVRGNDELERNMVVVETVALSKGLPPPSITVLLDLALSLNAGTANCTRVLKFLIPATVVPQEAIVKGVSWLCVGKMPMNAQVLFVRWVLTVFDLIDCKDNLRSIYGFIFSFVTEENLCPFICHLLYLLTMREHVHPYRVRKLLDIQAKMGRQPFLTQLLALYKVFRPDLVTLSLPSRVRTGFKNYNSTWKVALSAVQRKNKGGILVDQSLSLDVKEKPSSRKRKLHHLAIPPLSSAFDSNSNKKVFRLQELRSFKELLENIHNIELPAQMGSLLGSALALHYLDCVQDESAFLRLNFWLGHSLQEEFLLCPVDGSSDNTSEACRFLSTILFSQQFLQEGFSSTESFLYKFLSVWDGCLLRPQILDLLSDIPLMPSFYMQKLLFEPLKQLYFTSTVFFKCSVIECLNSMLVKWLTWHSVSASEGGLDISLNSNSTMTMTLSGFMDSVMELVRFVGLLASEGLRLENCHVLLLNQTLAFYETVCDMFLKYSLPLIIMPPAGVFYPALFAADSISVDRLGYIMYRYRKNLTLAKKQEQQREQTFHISRNTYKEFNRNLQAMVNSMWNSWWCIPGSDIEIDKDLIALSKVAEPWCRFDLIHHPALFSYAIDFHRRCWPERKNVHLASIKTGKYWNWYMEFLFNQGFDGLNNFIRTNTGHGSMSNSQEDGQPKSQP; encoded by the exons ATGGCCGATTTATCTAACTTGACGGGGTTAGGCTCCGAACCGTCCGGAGAAGTGGATTTATCCGTCTCTTCTGCGAGCAACAGAAGTTTGCGTttggctgaaaaagaaaagagaaaaggcGAGGCGGATCCATTGGGTCTCGCGGTGAAGTATTTGTCTCAGG TGGAAGCTGGGACAGTAGTGAGAGGAAATGATGAGCTGGAGAGGAATATGGTGGTGGTGGAGACAGTGGCTCTCAGTAAAGGTCTTCCTCCGCCTTCCATCACAGTGCTACTGGACTTGGCTCTAAGCCTCAATGCAG GAACTGCGAACTGTACTCGGGTGCTAAAGTTTCTCATACCTGCCACAGTGGTGCCGCAGGAGGCCATTGTGAAGGGGGTGTCGTGGCTGTGTGTGGGCAAAATGCCAATGAATGCACAG GTTCTGTTTGTCCGCTGGGTGCTCACTGTTTTTGACTTGATTGACTGCAAAGACAACTTGAGATCCATTTATGGCTTCATTTTCAGCTTTGTGACAGAAGAGAATCTG tgcCCTTTCATTTGCCACCTGTTGTACCTGTTAACCATGCGGGAACATG TTCACCCTTACAGGGTCAGGAAACTGTTGGATATCCAGGCCAAAATG GGTAGACAACCATTTCTAACACAACTTCTAGCACTCTACAAAGTGTTCCGACCAGACCTAGTGACACTCTCTCTACCATCAAGAGTCAGG actGGTTTCAAGAATTACAACTCTACCTGGAAAGTGGCTCTTAGTGCCGTGCAGAGGAAAAACAAGGGTGGCATTTTAGTTGACCAGAGCCTCAGCCTCGATGTGAAAGAGAAGCCATCCTCCAGAAAGCGG AAACTACATCACCTAGCGATACCTCCCTTGAGCTCTGCATTCGACAGCAACTCCAACAAGAAGGTGTTCCGCCTGCAGGAACTGCGTTCCTTCAAAGAGCTACTGGAGAACATTCACAATATAGAG CTGCCTGCTCAGATGGGTTCGCTTCTGGGATCAGCACTGGCTCTGCACTACCTGGACTGTGTACAGGATGAATCTGCCTTCCTGCGCCTTAATTTTTGGCTTGGACACTCACTGCAAGAGG AGTTTTTGCTGTGTCCTGTGGACGGGAGTTCTGACAACACTTCTGAAGCCTGTCGCTTCCTAAGCACCATCCTTTTTTCACAGCAGTTCCTCCAG GAGGGATTTTCCAGCACAGAGAGTTTTCTTTATAAGTTTCTGAGTGTGTGGGATGGCTGTCTACTGCGGCCGCAGATCCTGGATCTGCTCAGTGACATCCCCTTGATGCCAAGCTTCT ACATGCAAAAACTTCTATTTGAGCCGCTGAagcaactttattttacatctaCAGTGTTTTTCAAG TGTAGTGTCATCGAGTGTCTGAATAGCATGCTGGTGAAGTGGCTGACATGGCATTCCGTCAGCGCATCGGAGGGAGGTTTGGACATCAGTCTTAACAGCAACAGCACCAT GACTATGACCTTGTCTGGCTTCATGGACTCGGTTATGGAGCTGGTTCGCTTTGTGGGACTGCTGGCATCTGAGGGACTCCGTCTGGAGAACTGCCATGTTCTTCTGCTCAACCAGACACTTGCTTTCTATGAGACG GTGTGTGACATGTTTTTGAAGTACAGTTTGCCTCTGATCATCATGCCTCCGGCTGGGGTTTTCTACCCAGCTCTCTTCGCCGCAGATTCTATCAGCGTGGATAGGCTTGGCTACATCATGTACAG ATACCGGAAGAATCTGACCTTGGCTAAGAAACAAGAGCAGCAGAGAGAG CAAACGTTCCACATTAGCAGAAATACATACAAGGAGTTTAATCGCAACCTTCAAGCCATGGTGAACTCCATGTGGAACTCCTGGTGGTGCATCCCTGGTTCAGATATAGAGATCGACAAGGATCTTATCGCTCTGAGCAAAGTGGCAGAACCCTGGTGCCGTTTCGACCTCATTCACCACCCGGCGCTTTTCAGCTACGCCATCGACTTTCATCGGAGG TGTTGGCCGGAGAGGAAGAACGTGCATCTGGCTTCTATAAAG ACCGGGAAGTACTGGAACTGGTATATGGAGTTTCTCTTTAATCAAGGCTTTGATGGCCTCAACAACTTTATTCGGACCAACACTGGGCATGGCTCCATGTCGAATAGTCAAGAAGACGGGCAGCCCAAGAGTCAGCCTTGA